A single window of Cytobacillus luteolus DNA harbors:
- the sspO gene encoding small acid-soluble spore protein O — translation MAKRKSNHVIPGMNAAKSQGIGAGFNEEFSNEPLSAEQKQNNKKRKKNQ, via the coding sequence ATGGCAAAAAGAAAGTCAAATCACGTTATACCAGGTATGAATGCTGCAAAATCTCAAGGCATTGGTGCTGGTTTTAATGAGGAGTTTTCAAATGAACCTCTATCTGCTGAGCAAAAACAAAACAATAAAAAACGTAAAAAGAACCAGTAA